The nucleotide sequence GTCCAACTATTCAACCCAACAAATTTAAGTTTTACTGGTCAGATTACAGCAAGATTTTACCAGTGTCTGAGGCCTCACAAGTTATTTCACTCTTTTGATGAAGTTAATGACTCCAAATGAGATTCCATGGAACTCTCCGTTCTGGAGTCAGTACTTCAGAGTAAGCAACAACTTCCAATTATATAGTGCTGCTGACAATAAAAACTTCCTGAGGTGCCCAACAGAAGCCTTTTCATCTTGTTAGACAGTCTCTCAGGACCATAGATGagttgcttccacttcagttccatGGGCTCTGATATTGGTAATGAGGCCAAAGAGGTGCCTGTGTGGACTCTGCCGCAGGTGGGGCAAGGGGTACTCGAAGGGGGAGGTGAATGAGTAGTTTGGCAGCTGCttcattccttccactgtttGTACTGGGTTTCTGCATGCTTTTGATGAATAGCCACAAGGTTATCAATGTCTCTGCACTActgcagtcatgggccaggggcTCTCAAGAGTCCATGGGATGTTAAACTTCTTCACAGAGGATTTGAGGACATTCttcaatcttttcccctctccacctGAGTTAATATTgggacagagcttggaacagggTGTCTATTTCGGAAGTCTGCTATTGAACATGCAAACAACGTTGCCTTCCCTTTGGAGTCAACTGAGTATAATTAGGATGTCAATGCTGGGGATATTAacctgggagaggatgttgaCCTTGGTTCAATATCATTCCAGtcgatttggaggattttgcagagatagcattATTGGGATCTCTCCAGTGCTTGAAGGGTCTGATGTAGTcagttcaggtctcagaagcatacaaggATCAaggctgcctggtagaccatcaGCTCCATGCTAGATTTAGGGActtaatcttcaaacactcttttcctcagacatCCAAAGGATATGTTGGCACACGGAAGACAATGGTGAAATTCATCATCATTATCTGTCTCCATTGAGGGCTGAGTCCTGAGACATGATAAACAACCAACGTTTTCCAGAGTCTTGTTGTGAACCTCTATTATTGAAAGGTGGTGTTTTGCAGATGCTAGCATGAGTTCCATTCTCTTGAATGACTTAGAGTTCAGCCTCCAGATGTGAGTATATACAAGTGTTATCTAGATACTGTAGCTGGAATGAGCTTAattctggagtggaagcaatgtttagccacagaatcatagagtcatacaacacgaaAACAGGTCCATTGCCTTCTCTATCCATGCCGGCCATCTACTACCTATCTATATTgatcctattttccagcactcactCTGTAGCTTTcaatgccatggcatttcaagtgcttacCTAAATATTGCTTTAACGTTAAGCCATGTCTGGTGGTTGAAGCAGCTACCTGAAGTGACGATCATATCCATAGCTCTTCTAAGTGGCCAGGACCCACACTGTGAATGAGGatgcagctcttcagccactgatgGAAGTGGTTAAGCCTGACACTGAGtaattgaggtagattgtgaggtcaagagtccatcttaacatactaggGAAGCGTTccatagccttataacagcggatagaagctgtccttgagcctggtggtacgtgctttcaggcatttgtatcttctgctcaatgggtacaaaagcctgaaagcacgtaccaccaggctcaaggacagcttctatcctgctgttataagacgattgaatggttccctcatacaataaaatggactcttgacctcacaatctaccttgttatgaccttccaccttactgtctacctgcactgtacttcctctgtaactgtaacattttattctgcactttgtatcgttttatcttgtactacctcaatgaaccacgtaatgaatttatctgtatgaacggtatgcaagacaagtttttcattgtacctcggtacatgtgataataataaaccaatttacaaattgaGAAAGATCTGACTCTGCCTCACAAGAGGATATTAGGCAGACGATGAAAGGCTAGGTTAAAGTAGTAGTATTTAAGGATACTAAAGATGGAaaagggtgggtgggaggagggaacGAAATTTCAGAGTTTTGGCAGCTATAGGAACGCCTGCCACTGAAACAATAAAGCTAGCTCAAGGCTGCCGAGGGGCTTTCTGACGGCAGGTGGCGGTACAGTCTCTCCAGCCTGTCACCTACATCAGCAAAGCTCACTGGAAAGTCGATCAGGGAACCTCAAGTGGCTTTTTCCGAGGACACCTTGGCCCGCTGAAGCGTTTCATTTCTCCAAGGAACATCCTCTAACCCACCAGCTTCTCGGTATTAATATCTGAACATCATACCCTCAGCCGCTTTACCGCTCCCACCAGCACGGTCTCAGGAATTTTATGTAAATCGTTCACGAATAAATTattgtcttttctctctctctctctctcccagcctgTGTTGGTgacaaaacattcacaagcaaaaatAGAAGTTAATTTGTAATGGGTCCCATTTGTCGTGCAGTGAGCGCTGGGCATTTCACCTGAATGTTGGCGAAATGCCAGCTGCGGTTTCCAGGCACTCGAATGGTTAACTGCTTTATCTCCTCGGGAACTCACGGCGAGAACTTCCTCAATCCTCGGTAGCTCCTCCCCTCTCCGGTGACTGGATGGTTCGCCCCAGTTGATATTTACAGCTCTCTGCCTCCAACCATTGGAACTTACACGAGTCAGTGTCAGAAACATGAGCAGCCGAGAGCCCGTCTAGTACAGGCATGGGAACGGCCGGGGTGCTCATCTCCCCACAGCTATGACATTGTAAACAAATTAAGAGttatatattatatatttatGCATCAGCGATGCTACcttggaagaaaaataaatttgatttaaTCGAGAAGCAGCAGCCAAAGCAGCTCGGCTACTCGGTGAGTTTGAACTGTAACACCATCACCTCGCTTGCCCGCGCTTGTCCGGACGTGGTGGCGGAGAGTGCCCTCAACCGGGTCTGCAGCATGTTCAAATCCAAGAGGAGGAAGATCAAGATCACAGGCGAGGATCCCACCTACACGGTGCTGTACCTCGGCAACGCCGCCACCATTCAGTCCAAAGGTGAAGGCTGCGCCGATGTGGCGGTGACCAAAATCTGGAGCAAGAGCGAGCAGGGCAAGAACGGCACCAGGATGAAGCTGACCATCAGCTCTCAGGGAATCCGCATGGTTCACGTGGACGGCAAGGCGAGAAGACCGGgacatctgtacctcctgcacagGATCACTTACTGTGTGGCAGATCCCCGGTCCCCCAAAATCTTCGCCTGGATCTACAGGCACGAACTGAAGCACAAGGCTGTGATGCTCCGGTGCCACGCCGTGCTGGTGTCCAAACCCGAGAAGGCGAAGGCAATGGCCCTCCTCCTCTACCAGACCTCCAGCAACGCCCTGGCCGAgttcaagaggctgaagaggagGGACGACGCCAGGCATCAGCAACAGAAGCTGATCGGGGAGCAGACTATCCCCCTGGTCCCGCTGAGGAAGCTCATGAACGGCCAGTGCAGCTACAAGCCCCCGGTGGAGAGGAGCAGGAGCGCCCCGAAGCTGGGATCCATCACCGAAGacctggtgggagaggaggaggaacagaGAGCCCTGCT is from Pristis pectinata isolate sPriPec2 chromosome 6, sPriPec2.1.pri, whole genome shotgun sequence and encodes:
- the fam43a gene encoding protein FAM43A, with translation MLPWKKNKFDLIEKQQPKQLGYSVSLNCNTITSLARACPDVVAESALNRVCSMFKSKRRKIKITGEDPTYTVLYLGNAATIQSKGEGCADVAVTKIWSKSEQGKNGTRMKLTISSQGIRMVHVDGKARRPGHLYLLHRITYCVADPRSPKIFAWIYRHELKHKAVMLRCHAVLVSKPEKAKAMALLLYQTSSNALAEFKRLKRRDDARHQQQKLIGEQTIPLVPLRKLMNGQCSYKPPVERSRSAPKLGSITEDLVGEEEEQRALLEISLEYEDILGRAETSHSDERQGFTELISDLGELTIGNDVQLLRADLRVTRLLSGESTSSESSLGSGTSDQDAVAAADDSEEGDLQEMG